One region of Mesobacillus boroniphilus genomic DNA includes:
- the spoVM gene encoding stage V sporulation protein SpoVM, whose protein sequence is MRFYTIKLPRFLGGLVRAMLGAFKKE, encoded by the coding sequence ATGAGATTTTATACAATCAAACTACCTAGGTTTTTAGGTGGCCTCGTACGGGCGATGTTAGGTGCATTTAAAAAGGAATAG
- the rpmB gene encoding 50S ribosomal protein L28, translated as MPRKCVVTGKSTRSGNARSHAMNANKRTWGANLQKVRILVDGKPKRVWVSTRALRSGKVERV; from the coding sequence ATGCCACGTAAATGTGTAGTAACTGGTAAATCAACTCGTTCTGGTAACGCACGCTCTCACGCAATGAACGCTAACAAGCGTACATGGGGTGCTAACCTTCAAAAAGTTCGTATTCTTGTAGACGGTAAGCCTAAGCGTGTTTGGGTATCTACAAGAGCTCTAAGATCAGGTAAAGTTGAGCGCGTTTAA